A single genomic interval of Bradyrhizobium sp. sBnM-33 harbors:
- a CDS encoding GumC family protein, which yields MLQKVEFEDDFQALQEDRSHLLRPAFYWELVKRRWAYFLLPFVTILAIGAAGALLWPPTYHAEGKILVQSQQIPSELVRPTVTSAAQERIQVIQQRTMTRDNLIAIADKFKLFPDKRTLMSPTELVAEVKKHTKIAPVDLQLDFKQRTRAAMENPTIVFSVGFEYGNAAVAAQVANELMTRILNEDLRDRTSRATDTTKFLAREVQRLQAENSALDAKIAQLRLTQGKPASSGGPEQPTTLTQLKAELIQKGALYSERHPSIQSLKKQIAALEKVAAAPAPTNDAATAASLEALVAQQESLQKNLDAASAKLAAARLGENLEKDQQSEKLEIIEQPAVPQEPVKPNRLKVLMLAFAAACLGGAGLTVLLEILDKGIRRSNDLLSVVDGQLIVAIPYITTAAELRAGRRRMFVFLGALVLIVIGLLIVAYVFLPPLDLIIAKARVGLFR from the coding sequence ATGCTGCAGAAAGTTGAATTTGAGGACGATTTCCAGGCGCTGCAAGAGGACCGTAGCCATCTGTTACGGCCCGCCTTCTATTGGGAATTGGTCAAGCGGCGCTGGGCGTATTTCTTACTGCCGTTCGTCACGATTCTTGCGATTGGTGCGGCTGGAGCCCTGTTGTGGCCGCCCACCTATCATGCCGAAGGAAAGATCCTCGTTCAATCGCAACAGATTCCATCCGAACTCGTCCGGCCGACCGTTACCAGCGCTGCCCAGGAGCGTATTCAGGTCATTCAGCAGCGGACGATGACGCGCGATAATCTCATCGCGATCGCCGACAAATTCAAACTGTTCCCGGACAAGCGCACGCTGATGTCGCCGACCGAGCTCGTGGCAGAGGTCAAGAAGCACACGAAAATCGCGCCTGTCGATCTTCAACTGGATTTCAAGCAGCGGACGCGCGCTGCGATGGAAAACCCGACGATCGTTTTCTCGGTCGGATTCGAATACGGCAATGCTGCGGTGGCTGCCCAGGTCGCCAACGAGTTGATGACGCGGATCCTCAACGAGGATCTTCGGGACCGGACGAGCCGCGCCACGGACACGACGAAGTTTCTGGCGCGTGAGGTGCAGAGGCTCCAAGCGGAGAACTCAGCGCTGGATGCCAAGATCGCTCAGTTGCGGCTTACGCAAGGCAAGCCTGCGTCGTCTGGCGGCCCCGAGCAGCCGACCACCCTTACACAATTGAAGGCTGAACTGATCCAGAAGGGCGCGCTGTACTCAGAGCGGCACCCCTCGATCCAATCGCTAAAGAAGCAGATCGCAGCCCTCGAAAAGGTGGCCGCAGCGCCGGCGCCTACCAACGACGCGGCAACGGCGGCCAGCCTCGAGGCCTTGGTCGCCCAACAGGAGAGCTTGCAGAAGAATCTCGATGCTGCCTCAGCAAAATTGGCCGCCGCACGTCTCGGCGAAAACCTCGAAAAGGACCAGCAGTCCGAGAAGCTCGAAATCATCGAGCAGCCCGCGGTTCCGCAAGAGCCGGTCAAGCCCAATCGGCTGAAAGTCCTCATGCTGGCATTCGCCGCGGCGTGTTTGGGCGGAGCGGGGCTGACAGTCCTGCTCGAAATCCTGGACAAGGGGATCCGCAGAAGCAATGACCTTCTGTCGGTGGTCGATGGTCAGTTGATCGTTGCAATTCCCTACATCACGACGGCAGCCGAATTGCGAGCCGGGCGACGGCGGATGTTTGTTTTTCTCGGGGCACTGGTGCTGATTGTGATCGGCCTCTTGATCGTTGCCTACGTATTCCTTCCACCGCTTGACCTCATCATTGCCAAGGCTAGGGTCGGGCTGTTTCGATAA
- a CDS encoding CpsD/CapB family tyrosine-protein kinase, protein MLRTQVLQEMDKKSWQFLAVTSPTSGCGKTVTACNLALSISRLPERSVLLVDLDLHRPAVANYLGMEGNGGVLNVLEGRTPLSSAVLQARIGPNSLLVLPGSVSSNSSEWMASQTMGALLQTIKRDFRSRIVIFDLPPMLLGDDVISILPRLDATLLVAGVGSTSISDIKECQKHLQGSRVVRVVVNKVTESVGSYYGYY, encoded by the coding sequence ATGCTGCGCACCCAGGTGCTGCAAGAGATGGACAAGAAGAGCTGGCAGTTTCTGGCTGTAACTTCGCCGACCTCCGGTTGCGGAAAAACCGTTACGGCCTGCAATCTTGCGCTGAGTATTTCCCGCCTGCCGGAGCGGTCAGTGCTACTGGTCGATCTTGATTTGCACCGGCCGGCAGTTGCAAACTATCTCGGCATGGAAGGCAATGGCGGTGTTCTCAACGTACTTGAAGGACGCACGCCACTTTCGTCAGCAGTCCTGCAGGCAAGGATTGGTCCGAATAGCTTGCTGGTGTTGCCCGGATCAGTCTCGTCGAATTCCTCGGAATGGATGGCATCGCAGACGATGGGGGCGCTGCTTCAGACCATCAAGCGAGACTTCCGCTCGCGCATCGTCATCTTCGACCTTCCGCCGATGCTGCTTGGCGATGACGTGATTTCAATTTTGCCCCGGCTCGACGCGACCTTGCTCGTCGCTGGCGTCGGCAGCACATCCATTTCCGATATCAAGGAATGTCAAAAACACCTTCAGGGCAGTCGGGTTGTCCGTGTCGTCGTCAACAAGGTGACCGAGTCCGTCGGCTCGTATTACGGTTACTATTAG
- a CDS encoding serine protease, with product MAFARFTSKLPRAPLLQGALLAVLCQPVCAQAADDTLLPYAVNIHQTPMQSWGPGYGIYIGKGVFITAAHVAGRTWLTRPKIAIAGSEYPTRVVKEGSFEGTDLTLLSVEEALLPSRLRLRRNSICTDPPRPGQEVVTIVPGSTVRSHILAPDRLPVEARSRFSTVIADVARTGNSGSGVFDVKRKCLLGIMSRKISRSQTSAETGKSETRDVAKYFVPAAEIAAFLPANLRF from the coding sequence TTGGCGTTCGCTCGATTCACTTCGAAATTGCCCCGCGCACCATTACTTCAGGGCGCGCTTCTGGCGGTCCTGTGCCAGCCAGTATGCGCGCAAGCTGCTGACGATACGCTGCTGCCCTACGCTGTGAACATTCACCAGACGCCGATGCAGAGCTGGGGACCGGGATACGGCATCTACATCGGAAAAGGCGTGTTCATTACGGCCGCGCATGTAGCAGGCCGGACCTGGCTAACGCGGCCCAAGATCGCAATTGCTGGATCGGAATATCCGACCCGTGTCGTCAAGGAAGGCAGTTTCGAGGGAACAGATCTAACGCTGCTCTCGGTCGAGGAAGCGCTTCTCCCCTCGCGATTGCGGCTTCGGCGAAATTCAATCTGCACCGATCCGCCCAGGCCGGGGCAAGAGGTCGTCACCATTGTGCCGGGATCTACCGTGCGTTCCCACATCCTCGCGCCCGATCGGTTGCCGGTCGAAGCCCGCAGCCGGTTTAGCACGGTGATCGCGGACGTGGCTCGGACCGGCAATTCTGGATCAGGGGTGTTCGACGTTAAGCGCAAATGCCTGCTCGGCATCATGAGCCGAAAGATATCACGGTCGCAAACGAGCGCCGAGACCGGAAAATCTGAAACCCGTGATGTCGCCAAATACTTCGTGCCGGCAGCGGAAATTGCAGCATTCCTGCCGGCCAATTTGCGCTTTTAG
- the epsI gene encoding exosortase-associated protein EpsI, V-type has translation MEYILIDIADPINFRRLCVASMKFPRIQIILACIAILGCAVLATVLAPRQLMARTSASPSLETVIPRQFGTWTLVPEISPIRPADPEAYVQPDPLAGKIYSQEVGRGYTDGHGNIVMLMVAYGPVQNYRLKAHRPEICYTAGGFRISNTTEVAFSYRDGSSPIKMTRLITERESRFEPVSYWMRIGDDVTTGVVGHQLSRLKYGLRGIIPDGALIRVSTIGIPKDASFKLQDQFIRDLLAAVPPQELRFFTGAS, from the coding sequence TTGGAGTATATCCTCATCGACATCGCTGATCCGATTAACTTTAGAAGGTTGTGTGTGGCCTCAATGAAATTCCCTCGAATTCAAATCATATTGGCATGTATTGCAATTTTGGGATGCGCCGTGCTTGCGACCGTGCTTGCACCTCGGCAATTGATGGCCCGAACGTCGGCCTCCCCCAGCCTTGAAACCGTGATACCACGCCAGTTTGGAACCTGGACATTGGTTCCAGAAATCAGTCCCATCCGCCCGGCTGATCCTGAGGCGTACGTTCAACCGGACCCGCTCGCCGGAAAGATCTATAGCCAGGAGGTCGGCCGAGGCTATACGGACGGGCATGGCAATATCGTCATGCTGATGGTTGCTTACGGGCCGGTCCAAAATTATCGGCTCAAGGCTCATCGACCGGAAATATGCTACACTGCAGGTGGATTTCGCATTTCCAATACCACTGAGGTGGCGTTTAGCTACCGTGATGGTTCATCCCCGATTAAGATGACGCGGCTGATCACCGAACGCGAGTCCCGCTTTGAGCCAGTGAGCTATTGGATGCGTATTGGTGACGACGTAACCACCGGAGTCGTTGGCCACCAATTAAGCCGATTAAAATATGGACTTCGCGGGATAATACCGGATGGCGCTCTAATTAGAGTTTCGACCATTGGTATTCCAAAGGATGCGTCATTCAAGCTGCAGGACCAATTCATCCGCGATCTGCTTGCCGCCGTTCCGCCGCAGGAACTAAGGTTCTTCACCGGTGCGAGCTGA
- a CDS encoding XrtV sorting system accessory protein, with protein sequence MTTFFDVLTVTCFVALVIAFFQFTERNNRTLLHFMLAGIVFAVANQVGNAGSFYLALILILAGAGYAFLIVRR encoded by the coding sequence ATGACGACGTTTTTTGATGTGTTGACCGTTACCTGTTTCGTGGCGCTGGTGATCGCATTCTTCCAGTTCACCGAGCGAAACAATCGAACGTTGCTACACTTCATGCTGGCCGGCATTGTATTCGCCGTTGCCAACCAGGTCGGCAATGCCGGTTCGTTCTATCTTGCGCTGATCCTGATTCTTGCTGGCGCGGGTTACGCCTTTTTGATAGTCCGGAGATAA
- the xrtV gene encoding exosortase V, which translates to MTYSQVLPSAKAGFLGPLLWPALLGASVIAAYAQTILSLIDGPWQTEQEGHGPLIIAASLWLLWQSREKLRAVEIIPAPVTGWVALLGGLVILYLARIQQGLVTFETFSLIPVIIGCVLISAGWPALRVLAFPIGFLIFAVPMPDWLVDAATVPLKVFISNVVTNVLYAAGFPVAQNGVMIMIGTYQLLVKDACSGMNSIFALSAIGVFYAYAFRWQEKVRSLFLLAAIIPITIIANLLRVFALVLIAYYLGPDMLEGILHDLTGIGLFVVAVVLLFLFDALLGLCFALARRFCNRAAPAMPA; encoded by the coding sequence ATGACATATTCGCAAGTATTACCGTCGGCAAAGGCAGGTTTTCTTGGCCCTCTTTTATGGCCGGCGCTGCTTGGCGCCTCGGTGATCGCTGCCTATGCTCAGACCATTCTCAGTTTGATTGACGGGCCCTGGCAGACGGAGCAGGAGGGGCATGGTCCGCTTATCATTGCGGCCTCGCTCTGGCTGCTCTGGCAATCGCGGGAGAAATTGCGGGCCGTTGAAATTATTCCGGCTCCCGTCACGGGGTGGGTTGCTCTCCTCGGCGGCTTGGTGATCCTCTATCTGGCTCGAATCCAGCAGGGGCTGGTCACCTTCGAAACCTTTTCCTTGATCCCAGTCATTATCGGCTGTGTTCTGATTTCGGCCGGATGGCCGGCGCTGCGGGTACTCGCGTTTCCGATCGGCTTCTTGATCTTTGCGGTGCCGATGCCCGACTGGCTGGTCGATGCCGCCACGGTTCCGCTGAAGGTCTTTATTTCGAACGTCGTGACCAACGTGCTCTATGCGGCCGGTTTTCCGGTTGCCCAGAACGGCGTCATGATCATGATCGGGACCTATCAGCTCCTGGTAAAGGACGCCTGTTCCGGAATGAACTCGATTTTTGCATTGTCCGCGATCGGCGTTTTCTACGCCTATGCGTTTCGCTGGCAGGAGAAAGTCCGGAGCCTGTTCCTTCTCGCGGCGATCATACCCATCACCATCATCGCCAATCTGCTTCGCGTCTTCGCGCTGGTCCTGATCGCCTATTACCTGGGACCTGACATGCTCGAAGGAATTCTGCACGATCTCACCGGCATCGGCCTGTTCGTCGTCGCGGTTGTTCTATTGTTCTTGTTCGATGCCTTGCTGGGTCTTTGTTTTGCGCTGGCGCGACGTTTCTGCAACCGCGCTGCGCCGGCGATGCCCGCCTAG
- a CDS encoding metallophosphoesterase, translated as MSRTYAIPDLHGRLDLLDRAIDAVARHAEGMASTVITLGDYVDRGPQSRQVIERLMRWSPDEFEVVNLKGNHEAMMCAVCEHRAELDWWIKNGGGETLASYDQSPTLPDLRAIPGDHLDWIVNLPLMHVDRHRIFVHAAVDPNIPLQQQNEETLLWKRYPDGTDVGHGHRHVVHGHHADAQAPIAGKHKTNLDGLAWKTGRLVIGVYEDDQPGSATDYLEVFGHEM; from the coding sequence GTGAGCCGAACATACGCCATACCCGACCTTCATGGCCGGCTGGATTTGCTGGATCGCGCTATTGATGCGGTTGCCCGGCATGCTGAGGGAATGGCTTCCACGGTCATAACCTTGGGCGATTACGTCGACCGCGGGCCGCAGAGCAGACAGGTCATCGAGCGGCTCATGCGTTGGAGCCCGGATGAATTCGAGGTCGTCAATCTGAAGGGCAACCACGAAGCGATGATGTGCGCGGTCTGCGAGCATCGGGCCGAACTCGACTGGTGGATCAAGAACGGGGGCGGGGAAACGCTGGCGTCGTATGACCAATCCCCAACGCTTCCTGATCTGCGAGCAATCCCAGGCGACCATCTGGATTGGATTGTCAATCTCCCGCTGATGCATGTCGATCGGCACAGAATATTTGTCCATGCGGCGGTGGATCCGAACATTCCGCTTCAGCAGCAGAACGAGGAAACGTTGCTCTGGAAGCGGTATCCGGATGGCACGGACGTCGGGCACGGGCATCGCCATGTCGTCCATGGTCACCACGCCGACGCGCAGGCGCCAATTGCAGGCAAGCACAAAACCAATCTCGACGGACTGGCCTGGAAAACCGGGCGGCTGGTTATCGGCGTATATGAGGATGATCAGCCCGGCAGCGCCACCGATTACCTGGAAGTATTCGGTCACGAAATGTGA
- a CDS encoding PEP-CTERM sorting domain-containing protein codes for MFTKMNSAALGAALMLFAGTVNADATAVTYADLTSWIAAVPGYTPISIPEPTPGLDDLPHSQYFETGTVTYNGVTFSTSALGNGFLFNIGPGFEIIPGEPAFNGTLPVLSSQQQSQGVANILITLAAPVNAFALNFDTFNVPNQSYGYDVIFQLSNGSDPLTLGSPGNAYDLTRFFGVVDDTPFKTILLTSSGPVLSINELNIGAAVSPIPEPATWVMLLLGFAGIGLFGARRRVRRAAAC; via the coding sequence ATGTTCACGAAGATGAACTCGGCTGCCTTGGGGGCGGCACTGATGCTGTTTGCAGGCACGGTCAATGCTGATGCAACAGCGGTCACTTACGCTGATCTCACCTCGTGGATCGCAGCCGTACCTGGCTATACGCCCATCTCGATTCCGGAGCCGACTCCTGGGCTCGACGACCTGCCCCATAGTCAATACTTTGAAACGGGAACGGTCACCTACAATGGCGTGACGTTTTCGACTTCTGCTTTGGGCAATGGTTTCTTGTTCAACATTGGGCCTGGCTTTGAAATAATACCGGGTGAGCCCGCGTTTAACGGCACCTTGCCGGTACTATCGTCGCAGCAGCAGAGTCAGGGCGTCGCAAATATCCTAATCACGCTTGCCGCTCCGGTGAATGCATTCGCCTTGAATTTCGACACCTTCAACGTACCAAATCAGTCTTACGGATACGACGTGATATTTCAACTATCTAACGGCAGTGATCCGCTGACGCTGGGTAGCCCCGGAAATGCATACGATCTCACGCGTTTTTTCGGAGTGGTTGACGACACGCCATTCAAGACGATCTTGCTCACCTCGTCGGGTCCAGTGTTGAGCATCAATGAGCTCAATATCGGCGCCGCGGTATCTCCCATCCCGGAGCCCGCGACTTGGGTCATGTTGCTGCTTGGCTTCGCCGGAATCGGCCTCTTTGGCGCCCGCCGGCGCGTACGCCGTGCAGCGGCGTGCTGA
- a CDS encoding glycosyltransferase, which translates to MKIAYLINHYPAISHSFIRREILALERLGHEVLRISLRGWTDAQRGSEDQLEQARTRYVLRRGAVPLVVSFLRILTTNPSGLFRAIALTFKIGLRAERPLPVHLIYLFEACQVALWLRSENAQHLHAHFGTNSAEVAMLVGELGGPPWSFTAHGPEEFDKPKFISLPEKIRRARFVVAVSSFGRSQLFRNVSHVYWPKIKVVHCGLEPAFYETEAITPAADKPRLVCVGRLCEQKGQLLLIEATRLLAERGTKFELVLAGDGEMRGEIEALVVKYELAKFVRITGWISSEEVRAEILAARALVLPSFAEGLPVVIMEAMALRRPAISTFVAGIPELIQHGEHGWLVPAGDLEGLAVAMDECLSAAPEAITRMGESARQRVLQRHDVDEQAAKLIELIEA; encoded by the coding sequence ATGAAGATCGCCTATCTGATTAACCATTATCCGGCGATCAGCCACAGTTTCATTCGGCGCGAGATACTGGCGCTTGAACGCTTGGGCCACGAGGTCCTGCGAATCTCACTTCGGGGCTGGACCGATGCGCAGCGCGGTTCCGAGGATCAGCTCGAGCAGGCTCGCACGCGCTACGTCCTGCGCCGCGGCGCGGTGCCGCTGGTGGTTTCATTCCTGCGCATCCTGACAACCAATCCCTCGGGGCTATTTCGGGCGATTGCCCTGACGTTCAAGATCGGGCTGCGGGCGGAGCGTCCCCTCCCCGTCCATTTAATCTATCTGTTCGAAGCCTGTCAGGTGGCACTGTGGCTGCGCAGCGAAAACGCGCAGCACCTGCACGCTCATTTCGGAACCAATTCTGCCGAAGTCGCAATGCTCGTCGGCGAACTGGGAGGACCGCCCTGGAGCTTTACCGCCCATGGCCCCGAAGAATTCGACAAGCCGAAGTTCATCTCGCTGCCTGAAAAAATCCGGCGGGCCCGCTTTGTCGTCGCGGTCAGTTCGTTCGGCCGGAGCCAGCTCTTTCGCAATGTCTCCCACGTTTATTGGCCCAAGATAAAAGTGGTCCATTGCGGGCTTGAGCCGGCCTTTTATGAAACCGAGGCCATCACGCCGGCGGCCGACAAACCACGATTAGTTTGCGTGGGCCGCCTATGTGAACAGAAGGGGCAGTTGCTCCTGATCGAGGCGACGCGGCTGCTGGCGGAGCGCGGGACAAAGTTCGAATTGGTGCTTGCCGGCGATGGCGAAATGCGCGGCGAGATCGAGGCGCTGGTCGTTAAATACGAGCTAGCGAAATTCGTGCGAATAACAGGCTGGATCAGTAGTGAGGAGGTTCGAGCCGAAATTCTCGCAGCCCGTGCGCTGGTGTTGCCGAGCTTTGCCGAAGGTCTGCCGGTCGTTATCATGGAAGCCATGGCGCTGCGAAGGCCGGCCATCAGTACGTTCGTCGCCGGGATTCCGGAATTGATTCAGCATGGCGAGCACGGCTGGCTGGTTCCTGCCGGCGATCTCGAGGGTTTAGCCGTCGCGATGGATGAATGTCTCAGCGCAGCTCCGGAAGCGATCACGCGTATGGGGGAAAGTGCCCGTCAAAGGGTTCTGCAGCGCCATGATGTCGACGAGCAAGCGGCTAAGCTCATCGAACTGATTGAAGCCTAG
- a CDS encoding glycosyltransferase family 2 protein, which yields MVYYLICEIVVIEWETGYLYPASIFVFYRTKTLVKRLEIGIFEMLILAALAGLLSVPVAVLLVEVIAALKAPKLEPFEVKGLNVDKRVAVIVPAHNESSGLVPTLQDIKAQLGAGDRLLVVADNCTDDTAAVAAASGAEVIVRNDPERIGKGFGMGWGIAHLSRDPPDFVLFVDADCRLQDDLIERLKRVCLHVQRPVQALDIMRSAENSPINHSFAEFAWILRNLIRPLGLRNLRCPVQLMGTGMMFPWNAISSIPLASGHLAEDLNLGLHLAETGQAPYFFPFVSVTSTFPTSAKATESQRQRWVQGHLATIGKFVPRLFSLGLMRGDIHILVLALDLLVPPLSLLALFIVGTMVLTSSVALLGGSWLPALIAGGNFIGFFLCVAVAWSKFGRETFPAHEALSFGSFALKKLQFYGRMLIDGTSSQWIRTDRSTPS from the coding sequence GTGGTCTATTATCTTATTTGTGAAATAGTAGTAATTGAGTGGGAAACAGGATATTTATACCCGGCTTCCATTTTCGTTTTTTACCGGACAAAAACATTAGTCAAACGTTTAGAGATCGGTATTTTTGAAATGTTGATCTTGGCCGCTCTGGCTGGATTGCTCAGCGTTCCCGTCGCTGTCCTATTGGTTGAAGTAATTGCAGCTCTTAAGGCGCCAAAGTTGGAGCCTTTTGAAGTCAAAGGATTGAACGTTGACAAGCGTGTTGCGGTAATCGTTCCGGCACACAATGAGAGCTCGGGACTTGTTCCGACGCTGCAGGATATCAAGGCGCAGCTCGGTGCTGGAGACCGCCTTCTCGTCGTCGCCGATAACTGCACCGATGACACCGCCGCAGTTGCGGCAGCATCGGGCGCCGAGGTCATTGTCCGCAACGATCCCGAAAGAATAGGCAAGGGATTCGGAATGGGGTGGGGCATTGCTCATCTGAGCCGGGACCCACCTGACTTTGTTCTCTTCGTCGATGCCGATTGCCGGCTCCAAGACGATTTGATCGAAAGGTTAAAGCGAGTCTGTCTGCACGTTCAGCGGCCGGTGCAAGCGCTGGACATCATGCGAAGCGCCGAAAACTCGCCCATTAATCACAGTTTCGCAGAGTTCGCCTGGATTCTGAGAAACTTGATTCGTCCCCTTGGGCTCCGAAATCTTCGTTGCCCCGTTCAATTGATGGGGACGGGAATGATGTTTCCATGGAATGCGATCAGCTCAATTCCACTGGCTAGCGGTCATTTGGCGGAGGATTTGAACTTGGGGCTTCATCTGGCGGAAACGGGCCAAGCTCCGTATTTTTTTCCGTTCGTGAGCGTTACCAGCACTTTTCCGACCAGCGCAAAGGCGACCGAAAGTCAGCGTCAACGCTGGGTACAGGGTCACCTCGCCACAATCGGGAAGTTCGTTCCGCGACTTTTCTCTCTCGGCTTAATGCGCGGCGACATACATATCCTTGTGCTGGCGCTCGATCTTCTGGTGCCGCCGCTCTCTCTCCTTGCGCTATTTATCGTCGGGACGATGGTCCTGACTTCGTCTGTTGCTCTGCTTGGGGGGTCGTGGTTGCCCGCCTTGATCGCGGGCGGCAATTTCATTGGATTTTTCTTATGTGTTGCTGTCGCCTGGTCTAAATTTGGGCGTGAGACTTTTCCTGCGCATGAGGCATTATCGTTCGGTAGTTTTGCATTGAAAAAACTTCAATTCTACGGCCGGATGTTGATAGATGGCACCTCGTCCCAGTGGATAAGGACCGATCGATCAACTCCTAGTTAG
- a CDS encoding PEP-CTERM sorting domain-containing protein — protein sequence MRKTNIAAATALLLAVTFASSADAAVIPVVGVDPGTGQNFNSQPLGPAIGSFAIGDWTFTPINNSQILIGSDGSGAQPFGTTGNYLSVLGGGSIDISFSSRTSISFFWGSVDDYNSIVFHTVNGPVALTGNNVAPLLPTGCQNSALCNGYVTFNSDDAFSKVTISSSGNSFELTNISAVPEPSTWAMMILGFLGLGFFGYRKSKNSGPAFRIA from the coding sequence GTGCGAAAAACTAATATTGCTGCAGCGACTGCTTTACTCTTGGCGGTTACTTTTGCTTCATCAGCCGATGCGGCCGTTATTCCGGTAGTCGGCGTCGATCCCGGAACCGGCCAAAATTTCAATTCGCAGCCGCTCGGGCCCGCCATTGGTTCGTTCGCAATTGGCGATTGGACTTTCACTCCGATCAATAATTCGCAGATCTTGATTGGTAGCGATGGCAGCGGTGCTCAGCCGTTCGGAACAACCGGTAACTACCTCAGCGTGTTGGGCGGCGGATCGATCGATATCTCTTTCTCGTCGCGCACCAGCATCTCCTTCTTCTGGGGGTCAGTGGACGACTACAACAGCATCGTGTTTCACACTGTGAACGGTCCCGTAGCTCTCACAGGCAACAATGTGGCGCCTCTGCTGCCCACTGGATGCCAAAATAGCGCTCTTTGTAACGGCTATGTCACCTTTAATTCTGACGATGCATTTTCAAAGGTCACGATCAGCTCGAGCGGTAACTCATTCGAGCTCACCAATATCTCAGCAGTTCCGGAGCCGAGCACTTGGGCGATGATGATCCTTGGCTTTTTGGGCCTCGGCTTCTTCGGCTATCGCAAGTCGAAAAACTCAGGCCCCGCGTTTCGGATTGCATGA